A part of Vigna radiata var. radiata cultivar VC1973A chromosome 11, Vradiata_ver6, whole genome shotgun sequence genomic DNA contains:
- the LOC106776931 gene encoding uncharacterized protein LOC106776931: MEGKKLGTILITNDDGIDAPGLRALVQSLVSSNLFNIQVCAPDSEKSAVSHSITWLQPIAVKQVNIGGTTAFAVSGTPADCASLGISKALFPTVPDLVVSGINKGSNCGYHIVYSGTVAGAREAFFNDVPSISISYNWIKGKSTLNDFILAAQVCLPIISAVLVETKNPSYPRKCFLNVDVPNDVANHKGYKLTKQGKSIIKMGWRQVTSETEGQKMSSDMTNTDAETPKHFDPSSISPEHLLFAREVRGSVIDDDHTDYRHLLEGYITVTPLAALSHVEVDCQAYFKNWLQSVPELSSSSSL, translated from the exons ATGGAGGGAAAAAAGTTAGGCACGATTCTGATCACCAACGACGACGGCATAGATGCTCCTGGCTTACGAGCACTGGTTCAGTCTCTCGTTTCCTCCAATCTCTTCAACATTCAAGTATGCGCTCCCGATAG CGAGAAATCAGCTGTTAGTCACAGCATCACATGGCTCCAACCAATAGCCGTTAAGCAAGTGAACATCGGCGGAACCACCGCATTTGCGGTTTCTG GGACGCCCGCTGATTGTGCTTCTCTAGGGATTTCCAAAGCTCTCTTTCCCACAGTACCCGATTTG GTAGTCAGTGGCATAAACAAGGGTAGCAACTGCGGTTATCACAT TGTTTACTCGGGCACTGTAGCTGGAGCCCGAGAGGCCTTCTTCAATGATGTACCCTCCATCTCCATTTCATATAACTG GATTAAAGGAAAGAGTACTCTAAATGATTTTATCCTTGCTGCACAAGTATGCCTACCTATCATAAGTGCTGTACTGGTTGAGACAAAGAACCCAAGTTACCCCAGAAAATGTTTTTTGAATGTAGATGTGCCTAACGATGTTGCTAACCATAAG GGTTACAAGCTAACTAAACAGGGTAAAAGTATCATCAAGATGGGATGGAGACAAGTCACCTCTGAGACAGAAGGACAAAAAATGTCCTCTGATATGACCAATACAGATGCAGAAACACCAAAGCATTTTGACCCATCATCTATATCACCCGAACATCTTTTGTTTGCAAGAGAG GTGAGAGGTTCCGTAATTGATGACGATCATACAGACTACAGACATTTGCTGGAAGGATAT ATCACTGTTACTCCTCTTGCTGCTCTCTCTCATGTCGAGGTAGATTGTCAGGCCTACTTTAAGAATTGGTTACAAAGTGTCCCTGAACtctcctcttcatcatctttATAA
- the LOC106777578 gene encoding increased DNA methylation 1, giving the protein MESGVRSSNSGVVVKSRNSSGCLIVRKKGDGLGATASTSRKLYESKKRANISVSLSDSGSSDELLIPPGRRLGPETIRVCNGLAASERDGNEVSRKRDRVERIRVTGEGIAAEKGLDPRDRKRSKLDVYDFDEYDGMGVENTRRRHLDDNGVGHGGGRFMGPVHAARSGVDREFKAGSSGRVLDKRKDSYGDRPSGLFPVDDVDHSRFKMNRDGTRAPVSPQKEKFNSDESIRVQGKNGVLKVMVNKKKVPGPSEQYYDHRKPVESRQRLRTEEPTKRIKAEETKRNVPSRPSSYTETKPVEKPRLVKRPEKKRITSKKSLSSKDSKGDEGDSDNSNASLNPGIRNTETHKPTKKVISEDEQTPVHEKLPTTGTKDGKIKRGSGTEKQKLRERIREMLLTSGWTIDYRPRRNRDYLDAVYINPAGTAYWSIIKAYDALQKQLNDDANEVKAKGDSSSFSPIADEVLSQLTRKTRKKMEKEMKKKKKKYDSESGNEKEPQRKRSASNKCDMNSTDSDSNEEKLSSFIKQGSKSMKNKTSENIITSARTKIQNATHHSSDGMEKSSFGGDPHIHGRKSKKHGRCTLLVRSSNKGSNSESDGFVPYVGKRTVLAWLIDSGTVELSQKVQYRRRKKVLLEGWITRDGIHCGCCSKILTVSKFELHAGSKLPQPYQNIYLESGVSLLQCQINAWNRQEHSEKIGFHCVDIDGNDPNDDTCGICGDGGDLICCDGCPSTFHQSCLDIQMLPPGEWHCTNCTCKFCGTATRTSEKDDASVYVLRTCNLCEKKYHDSCSEEMDTHPNNLNTSNLSFCGKECKELSERLKKYLGTKHELEGGFSWSLIHRTDEDSEAACRGITQRVECNSKLAIGLAVMDECFLPVIDRRSGINIIRNVLYNTGSNFSRLSYGGFYAAILEKGDEIIAAASIRLHGTKVAEMPFIGTRHVYRRQGMCRRLFTAIESALCTLKVEKLVIPAIAELTHTWTTVFGFTRLDNSLRQEMKSLNMMVFPGIDMLQKRLVEQGKHEGSEKMGNGGNDFIHTKMGNGSDMGSLTQQNPHGSDDDSSNPANETNDECSDASQELNNQVMVDGTLSSKSDSEEMVSASVSDKCISPSRTSHSALEMKNKVDAAPPVDKLNPPSKCQSISPNDTSVSDSEDIPNIKGLVQETSSSDPCSQENLDKKCHSLTAMNCDSSEPDIKPVVGSPKAGDTSPTKEVRMDDPLEAVSSRNLLKGNDRNIDVSSSALKLADKSLLQVGSDSKNEIGCENEKDGRAVKASGDSSDTVLF; this is encoded by the exons ATGGAATCAGGCGTGAGATCGAGTAATTCTGGGGTTGTGGTGAAGAGCAGAAACTCCTCGGGTTGTTTAATCGTTCGAAAGAAAGGGGACGGATTGGGTGCTACTGCTTCCACGTCTCGGAAGCTCTATGAATCCAAGAAAAGGGCCAATATCAGCGTTTCCCTGAGTGATTCTGGATCAAGCGACGAGCTGCTGATTCCTCCTGGTAGAAGGCTCGGTCCCGAGACTATTCGAGTTTGCAATGGTTTGGCTGCCTCTGAGCGGGATGGGAATGAAGTTAGTCGGAAAAGGGACAGAGTGGAACGAATTAGGGTAACTGGGGAAGGTATTGCGGCGGAGAAAGGTTTGGACCCGAGGGACAGGAAGCGTAGTAAGTTGGATGTGTATGATTTTGATGAATATGATGGAATGGGTGTGGAAAACACAAGGAGGAGGCATTTAGATGACAATGGAGTTGGTCACGGAGGAGGAAGGTTTATGGGACCAGTGCACGCTGCTAGAAGTGGCGTTGATAGGGAATTCAAAGCAGGTTCAAGTGGACGAGTTCTCGATAAGAGAAAGGACTCCTATGGTGACAGGCCCAGTGGCTTGTTTCCGGTGGATGATGTTGATCACAGTAGGTTCAAGATGAACAGGGATGGTACTCGGGCACCTGTATCCCCGCAGAAGGAGAAGTTTAATTCAGATGAGTCCATTAGGGTTCAGGGGAAGAATGGTGTTTTGAAGGTAATGGTTAATAAGAAGAAGGTGCCTGGGCCATCAGAACAGTATTATGATCATCGCAAGCCTGTAGAAAGCAGGCAAAGGTTAAGAACTGAAGAGCCTACCAAGAGGATAAAGGCTGAAGAGACTAAGAGGAATGTTCCAAGTCGTCCTTCATCATACACGGAAACAAAACCTGTTGAGAAACCAAGATTAGTCAAGAGGCCAGAAAAGAAACGGATAACGTCCAAAAAATCCTTGTCAAGCAAGGACAGTAAGGGTGATGAGGGGGATTCAGATAACAGTAACGCATCACTGAATCCGGGAATAAGGAATACTGAAACACATAAGCCTACAAAAAAAGTAATTTCGGAGGATGAGCAGACACCTGTGCACGAAAAACTCCCCACCACAGGAACAAAAGATGGGAAAATCAAGCGTGGCAGTGGTACAGAAAAGCAGAAACTGCGAGAGCGAATAAGGGAGATGCTGCTGACTTCAGGTTGGACTATAGACTATAGACCTCGAAGGAACAGAGACTACCTGGATGCAGTTTACATTAACCCAGCAGGTACAGCCTATTGGTCCATCATCAAGGCCTATGATGCGCTTCAAAAGCAGTTGAATGATGACGCTAATGAGGTCAAGGCCAAAGGGGAtagttcttctttttctcctatTGCAGATGAGGTGCTTAGTCAGCTAACAAGGAAAACTagaaagaaaatggagaaagaaatgaaaaagaaaaagaaaaaatatgacaGTGAAAGTGGTAATGAAAAAGAGCCTCAAAGAAAGAGATCTGCCAGCAACAAGTGTGATATGAATAGCACGGATAGTGACAGCAACGAGGAGAAATTAAGCTCCTTTATAAAGCAGGGAAGTAagtcaatgaaaaataaaacgtCCGAAAATATCATTACCAGTGCTCGCACTAAAATCCAGAATGCTACCCATCACTCAAGTGATGGAATGGAAAAATCATCATTTGGAGGTGATCCTCACATACACGGACGGAAGAGTAAAAAACATGGAAGATGCACCTTGTTAGTTCGCAGTTCTAACAAAGGATCAAATTCGGAATCTGATGGCTTTGTCCCATATGTGGGGAAAAGGACAGTTCTTGCCTGGTTAATTGACTCTGGAACTGTAGAGCTAAGCCAAAAGGTTCAGTACCGCAGACGGAAAAAGGTCCTGCTGGAGGGGTGGATCACAAGAGATGGCATTCATTGTGGCTGCTGCAGTAAGATCCTTACTGTTTCAAAGTTTGAGCTTCATGCAGGAAGCAAATTGCCACAaccatatcaaaatatatatttggaatCCGGTGTTTCTCTTCTACAATGCCAAATAAATGCATGGAATAGACAAGAGCATTCTGAAAAAATTGGTTTCCATTGTGTGGATATTGATGGTAATGATCCAAATGATGATACATGCGGTATATGTGGAGATGGAGGGGATTTAATCTGTTGTGATGGTTGTCCATCAACATTTCATCAGAGCTGCTTGGATATCCAA ATGCTTCCTCCTGGTGAATGGCATTGTACAAATTGCACCTGTAAATTTTGTGGCACAGCCACTAGGACTTCTGAAAAAGATGATGCATCTGTGTATGTCCTACGGACATGCAACTTATGTGAGAAAAAAT ATCATGACTCTTGCTCTGAGGAGATGGATACCCATCCTAATAACTTGAATACTTCAAACCTTTCTTTCTGTGGGAAAGAGTGTAAAGAG CTTTCTGAACGCTTGAAGAAATACCTTGGTACCAAGCATGAACTAGAAGGGGGGTTTTCATGGTCTCTCATTCATAGAACAGATGAAGACTCAGAGGCAGCTTGCAGGGGAATTACCCAGAGAGTGGAATGCAATTCAAAGTTGGCTATTGGACTGGCTGTGATGGATGAATGCTTTTTACCTGTTATTGATAGGAGAAGTGGGATCAATATAATCCGCaatgttttatataatactGG GTCAAACTTTAGTCGGTTGAGCTATGGTGGATTTTACGCTGCTATTTTGGAAAAGGGGGATGAAATAATTGCTGCGGCATCTATCAG GTTGCATGGAACTAAGGTAGCAGAGATGCCATTCATTGGAACTCGCCATGTATATAGGCGCCAGGGGATGTGCCGCCGGCTTTTTACTGCCATTGAATCG GCCCTTTGCACTCTGAAAGTTGAAAAACTAGTTATTCCTGCAATTGCTGAACTCACGCATACATGGACAACGGTTTTTGGCTTCACACGTCTAGACAATTCACTCAGGCAAGAAATGAAGTCACTTAATATGATGGTCTTCCCTGGTATAGATATGTTACAAAAGCGGTTGGTTGAGCAAGGAAAACATGAAG GTTCTGAGAAAATGGGAAATGGAGGCAATGATTTTATCCATACCAAAATGGGAAATGGGTCAGATATGGGTTCTTTAACTCAACAAAATCCTCATGGAAGTGATGATGATAGTTCAAATCCTGCTAATGAGACAAATGATGAATGCAGCGATGCTTCTCAAGAACTTAACAATCAAGTTATGGTTGATGGAACTCTCAGTTCCAAATCTGATTCGGAGGAAATGGTGTCTGCTTCAGTTTCAGATAAATGTATTTCTCCTTCTAGGACTAGTCACAGTGCACTAGAAATGAAGAATAAAGTGGATGCTGCTCCTCCTGTTGATAAATTAAATCCTCCTTCAAAATGCCAATCCATTTCTCCTAATGACACATCTGTGAGTGACTCAGAAGATATTCCAAATATTAAAGGTTTGGTTCAGGAAACTTCTTCGTCTGATCCATGTTCACAGGAAAACCTGGACAAGAAATGTCACTCACTCACTGCTATGAATTGTGACTCGTCAGAGCCTGACATTAAACCAGTGGTGGGTTCTCCAAAGGCAGGCGATACTTCACCTACTAAAGAGGTTCGTATGGATGACCCCCTTGAAGCTGTTTCTTCAAGGAATTTATTGAAGGGGAATGATCGGAATATAGATGTCTCCAGTTCTGCTCTCAAACTTGCCGATAAGAGTTTGTTGCAGGTAGGATCTGATtccaaaaatgaaattggatgTGAAAATGAGAAGGATGGACGTGCTGTAAAAGCTTCTGGCGATAGTTCTGATACTGTTCTGTTCTAG